In one Chrysiogenia bacterium genomic region, the following are encoded:
- a CDS encoding YfiR family protein — MLRLTQTPRLSLLFGVALGLCLLLPVSPVGAQALGANEQVPLLLKVLSLDRKYARKEKPFALAVLYDSQTDRSGKAMAAFLAALGEGPKVREQPIEVKSFDLSDKEAHLRDFLVSEKIDLVWVTTGLDEHLERVRQRTRAAHVTSAAADVAHVERGLSVGFERAGANTRVVINLEAAKAEACDFSASLLKVARLVKAAPAATNEEPTPAEKP, encoded by the coding sequence TTGCTTCGGTTGACTCAAACACCACGGCTTTCGCTCCTGTTTGGCGTTGCGCTCGGGCTGTGCCTTCTTTTGCCTGTCTCGCCGGTTGGGGCGCAGGCGCTCGGTGCGAACGAACAGGTTCCCCTGCTTCTCAAGGTTCTCTCACTCGATCGCAAATACGCCAGAAAGGAAAAGCCCTTCGCGCTGGCGGTTCTCTACGACTCACAGACCGATCGCTCCGGCAAGGCGATGGCGGCCTTTCTCGCCGCGCTTGGGGAAGGCCCGAAGGTCCGCGAGCAACCGATCGAAGTGAAATCCTTCGACCTGTCCGACAAGGAAGCCCACCTGCGAGATTTCCTCGTTTCAGAAAAGATCGATCTTGTCTGGGTGACCACGGGGCTCGACGAGCACCTGGAGCGCGTGCGCCAACGCACCCGTGCGGCTCACGTGACCAGCGCGGCGGCCGACGTGGCGCATGTCGAGCGTGGGCTGAGCGTTGGCTTCGAAAGGGCGGGCGCGAACACCCGCGTGGTCATCAACCTGGAAGCGGCAAAGGCCGAAGCCTGCGATTTTTCGGCCTCTCTGCTCAAAGTCGCCCGCCTGGTAAAAGCGGCTCCGGCCGCCACGAATGAAGAGCCGACACCCGCCGAGAAACCCTGA
- a CDS encoding SRPBCC domain-containing protein has protein sequence MNDSPPLEVRRVIEAPRERVFAAWTRPEDLRRWWGVTAEHTTPLAELDLRVGGRYRLTMRAADGTDHTVAGTYEEISAPGRIVYTWQWESEERFPQTRVTAEFAEKAPGYTEIVLTHEGLPDEESRAQHRHGWLGCLEMLNRFLTISIIRE, from the coding sequence ATGAACGATTCGCCCCCACTGGAGGTTCGCCGGGTCATCGAGGCCCCCCGTGAGCGCGTCTTTGCCGCCTGGACCCGGCCGGAGGATCTGCGCCGGTGGTGGGGCGTTACCGCCGAACACACCACCCCGCTCGCGGAGCTCGACCTGCGCGTGGGCGGGCGTTACCGGCTCACCATGCGCGCCGCCGACGGAACCGACCACACCGTTGCCGGCACCTACGAAGAAATCAGCGCGCCGGGCCGGATCGTCTACACCTGGCAGTGGGAGTCCGAAGAGCGCTTTCCGCAAACCCGCGTCACTGCCGAGTTTGCCGAGAAGGCGCCGGGCTACACCGAAATCGTGCTCACCCACGAGGGCCTGCCCGATGAGGAGTCGCGCGCGCAGCACCGCCATGGCTGGCTGGGTTGCCTGGAAATGCTCAACCGCTTTCTCACGATCTCAATCATTCGGGAATAA